The Mycobacteriales bacterium DNA segment CCAGGTCCTGCTCCGGCTTCCCACCGCCGATGCGGGCGAGCAACCGCCGGACCATCTCGCGGCCGATCGCGTCGACCGGCTGGTGCACGGTCGTCAGCGGCGGGTCCGTGTGCGGCGCGAACGGCGAGTCGTCGAAGCCGACCACGGCCACGTCGTCCGGCACCCGGCGAAGTACGGCTCGGCGAAGAACCGCTCCTCCGACTCCGACACGACCAGCGCGACCGTGTCGGTCCGCTGCGTCACCAGCGTCCGGGCGGCCCGGTTGGGCACGAACCCGAGCTCGGCGATCGCCTTCCGGCCGGCCGCGGACCCGGTAGGCTGCCGAAGTGATCACCGCGATCGTCATGGTCACCGCCGCCACCGACGCGATCCCCGAGGTCGCGGAGGCCATCGCGGCCCTGGACGGCGTCAGCGAGGTGTACTCGGTGGCCGGCGACGTCGATCTCGTCGCGATCGTGCGGGTGCGCGAGTTCGACCAGGTCGCCGACGTGATCGCCGGGCAGTTGGACAAGGTGCCGGGCGTGCTGGACACCTCGACCCACATCGCCTTCCGGGCGTACTCGCGCCACGACCTCGAGGCTGCTTTCTCCATCGGCTTCGAATGACCCGGTCTGGCCCTACGAGTTAGGGCAGGCTAACCTTTCCTCATGACAGCCGTGGCGTCCCGAGAGGCTCCGACTGCCACGCCCGCGCCCGGCTGCGCCACCGTCGCGCGCACGCTCGGCGAGACCCCGGAAGGCACCGCGACCCCGATGCGGTCCTGGGTGCTGATCGAGCATCCTGAGGCGTGGGCCCGCGACGTCGCCGACCGGGTCCTGGCCGAAGCGTTGCCCGGTCGGCGACTGCGCGAGCTGGGGGAGCTGCGCCGGCGGCACGGGTTGCGACCGCTGCTGGTCCGCCGGCCCGGCTACCGGTCCGGGGCGCCGAGCCGCCGGACCGTGCTCGTCGGCAGTGCCCACCCGGGCCGCCGCTGGCTGGAGCGCCTCGAGATCTCCGACCTGCGCGAGCTGGCCGACGTCGACCTGGCCGCGGTCGCGGCCGGACAGGGCGGGGTCGGCACGCCGATCACCGAGGCCGTGTTCGGCGTCTGCACCCACGGCACCAAGGACATGTGCTGCGCCACCCTCGGCCGGCCGGTGGCCAAGGCGCTGGCCGAGGCCGCGCCGGGCCGGGTCTGGGAGACCACCCACCTCGGCGGCGACCGGTTCGCCGGCAACGTGCTCGTGCTGCCCGGCGGCTTCCTGTACGGGCACGTCACCTCGGTCAGCGCGCCCCGGTTGGCGGCCGCGGCCGACGACGGCCGGGTGCTGCCGGAACTGCTGCGCGGGCGGACCTCGGTCGGGATGCGGGCCCAGGTCGCGGAGATCGCGGTCCGCCGGGTGACCGGGCTGCACGGGCTGGATGACGTCGAGCCCGTCGGCGAGGACGAGACCGGGATGGTCGTCGTCCGGGCCGGCGGGGCGCGGATGGGCGTCCGGCTCGGGCGGCACCCGCTCGGCGTCTGCGGCACCAGCCGGTGCGCCGGGCCGACCAACCCGTGCGGCTACTCGGTGGACGAGCTCGTCGAGCTCTCCTAGTTCTCCCGCTCCGGCCGTCGCGGCGGCCGACCGTCCGGGACGGCCGGAGCGGGAGCCCGACCCGGCACGGCTCAGCCCTTCGCTTCGGCCGCGTCCTGGCTGACCGAGACCCAGCGGTCGAGCACGTCGGCCGCCGCCCCGCTGTCGATCGCCGCCGCCGCCCGCTGCATCCCGCCCGCGATCGCCGCCAGCAGCGACGAGCCCAGCCCGTCGTACACGGCCAGCGCGGCCCCGGCGTTGAGCAGGACCGCGTCCCGCACCGGCCCGCGCTCCCCCGCCAGCAGGTTCCGCGCCACCTTGGCGTTGTACGCGGCGTCCCCGCCCCGCAGCGCGTCCCGGTCGACCGGGGCCACGCCCAGCTCGGCCGGGTCGAGCCGCTGCTCGGTCACCGTGCCGTGGTGCACGACCCAGACCCGCGAGGTCGTCGTCGTGGTCAGCTCGTCCAGCCCGTCGTCGCCGCGGAAGACCAGCGCGCTGTCGCCCCGCCCGGCCAGCACCTCGGCCATGATCGGCGCCATCCGCGCGTCCGAACAGCCGACCGCGAGCGAGCTCGGCCGGGCCGGGTTCGTCAGCGGGCCGAGGAAGTTGAAGACCGTGGGGACGCCGATCTCCCGCCGGGTCACGCCCGCGTGCCGCATGCCGGGGTGGAACACCGGCGCGAAGCAGAACCCGATGCCGGCCTCGTCGACGCAGCGGGCCACGCCCGCGGCCGGCAGCGCGATCGCCACTCCGAGCACCTCGAGCACGTCCGCGGCGCCGGCCGAGGAGGTCGCGGCCCGGTTGCCGTGCTTGGCCACCCGGGCCCCGGCCCCGGCCGCGACCAGCGCGGACATGGTCGAGAGGTTGACCGTGTTGGCCCGGTCGCCGCCGGTACCGACGACGTCCAGCAGCGGCCCGGAGACCTGCACCCGGGCGGCGGCCGTGAGCATGGCCTCGACCAGCCCGGCGTGCTCGGCCGCGGTCTCGCCCTTGGCCCGCAGCAGCACCACGAACGCGGCCAGCTGGGACGGGGTGGCCTCGCCGGCCATGATCTCGCCCATCGCCCAGGCCGTGTCGGCGGCCTCCAGCGACTCCCCGGCCACCAGGGTCGAGAGCACCGCGGGCCAGCTCCGCGGGCCCGTCACCGCGCTGCCCCTACCGGATGACCGGCACGCCGCGGGCGCGGTCGCGCAGCAGCCGCGCGACCGTCTCGGCGGCGGTGACCGGGTCGAGCGGGCGGTCGATGGTGGCGTCGGCCAGCGACCAGGTGGCCAGCCACCGGTCGTCGCGCCGGCCGAGCAGCACGCACAGCGCCGGGCAGTCCTCGATCTCGTACTTCAGCTGCCGGCTGATGCCCATCCCGCCGGTCGGCTGCGCCTCCCCGTCGAGGATCGCCACGTCGACGCCGCCGGCGTCGATGCGGGCGACGACCTCGGCGCCGGTCGCGCATTCGATCCAGTCGATGCGGCCGAGATCGGCGGCGGGGCGACGGCCGACCGCCGAGCGGACCTGCTCGCGTACCAGCGGATCATGACTGAAGACGATCACGGTGGACGGCGCACCCGCTGCGGTCATGGCCGCAGTCTAGAAGCAGTCAGCGACGCTGCCAGGCGTCGGGGCGGTGCGACGCGCTCGTCGAGTGGACGAAGCAGTTGGGACCCGGGTTGTAAGCCGAAAGCCGCTCACCGCAGACCGCGCACTCACGCCGGGTCGTGGAGACCTTGCGCACCGCGCGTTGCGAGCTGCTGCCGGGACGGGATCCAGAGACCACGTCTCCTCCGCCTCCTAGACGGTGCCGTTCGGGCCAGGGGGTGGCGCCGAATCGGACCCGCGAACTGTAAGTCGGTCACGCCACGTGGTCAACGATGCGGCGGGGCCGCCGCCCGGCGCACCGGGCGACACGCCGTACGCGAGGGTGGATATCACCCGTACGGCCCAACGACCCGCAGGTCATTACCACCGACCGGAGCGGGTCACGCCTGGGGCAGGCGTGACGCGGTCGCGAAACGGCCCGCTTGGTCGCGGAACGTCACCACGAACGATCGTCACCCTCCGTGCTCACGGGTGGAGGCGTCGAACCGTGCCGGGAGGGTCGCCGTACCGGTTGGTAAAGGGCCGCCCGCGAACCCTGAGAACCCCTCGGACCTGCGCGAACACGCACTCGACCCCGACGGGTGGGATGACAGGGCCCGTGGAATGATGCTGCCGTGACGACGGCGACGTACGAGGGCAGCACGGCCCACTCGCTCACCCGGCCCAACATGGTGAGCGTCGGGACCATCATCTGGCTGTCCAGCGAGCTGATGTTCTTCGCCGGCCTGTTCGCCATGTACTTCACGGTGCGCGCGGCGCACCCGGGCAACTGGCCGATGGAACCGACCGAGCTCAACGTGCCGTACGCGTTGGTGGTCACGATCTTCCTGGTCTCCTCCTCGGTGACCTGCCAGATCGGGGTGTTCAAGGCCGAGGCCGGCGACGTCTACGGGCTGCGCCGCTGGTTCCTGTTCACCTTCGTGCTCGGCCTGGTCTTCGTGCTCGGCCAGGCCAACGAGTACCGCAGCCTCGTGGGCGAGGGCACCACGCTCTCGGCGACCGGCTACGGCTCGGTCTTCTACATCACCACCGGTTTCCACGGCCTGCACGTGATCGGCGGCCTGATCGCCTTCATCTTCGTGCTGGTCAGATCGACGATGGGCCGCTTCACCCCGGCCCAGGCCACGGCAGCCATCGTGGTGTCGTACTACTGGCACTTCGTCGACGTGGTCTGGATCGGGCTGTTCGCCACGATCTACCTGATCCAGTGAGCGCTGTGCCGCCCGCCGACGACAGCGCGCCGACACCGAAGGTGGAGAACCCGATGACGGACCGCCCCTCGACGAAGAAGGGCCGCAGGCCGCGCTCGCGGATGCGCCGCCGGGTCACCGGCGCGCTCGCGCTGGCGCTGGCCCTCGGCTCCGTCGGCGTGGCGTACGCGACCGTTGCCGCGGCCGCGACTCCGCATTCCCAGAGCGCCGCCGCGGCCGCCGGGGCGCCCGCCGACGACCCGGTCGAGATCCGCAAGGGCAAGCAGCTCTTCGAGGTCACCTGCATCACCTGCCACGGCCAGAACCTGCAGGGCGTGCTGAACAAGGGCCCGTCGCTGATCGGCACCGGGTCGGCCGCGGTCTACTTCCAGGTCTCGACCGGGCGGATGCCGGTGGCCGCCCAGAGCGCGCAGATCCAGGAGAAGAAGCCGGCCTTCAACGAGGCCGAGACGCTGCAGATCGCGGCGTACGTGCAGTCGATCGGCGGCGGTCCCGAGGTCCCGACCGGCGACCTGCGCGGCACCGACGCGAACCTGGCCGAGGGCGGCGAGCTGTTCCGGCTCAACTGCGCCTCCTGCCACAACTTCGCCGGCCGGGGCGGCGCGCTCTCCGCGGGGAAGTACGCGCCGTCGCTGACCAACGCCAGCGACAAGGTGTTCTGGACCGCGATGCTGTCCGGCCCGCAGAACATGCCGGTGTTCAGCGACAACCAGCTGACCACCGATCAGAAGCAGGCGATCACCAACTACGTGCAGACGCTGAAGACCGAGGGCGACCCGGGCGGCAGCGGGATCGGGCGCCTCGGACCGGTGCCCGAGGGCCTGGTGATCTGGATCTTGGGCATCGGCGCCATCATGCTGATGATCCTGTGGATCGGAGCGAAATCGTGAGTGGTCCCCAGCACCCCGCCGACGGCACGCCGGGCGAGGTCGACCTCGACGAGTTCCGCGGGTCCGACGTGGAGCGTCAGACCGAGATCGCCACCGAGCTCGACGGCGTCACGATCCTGCACCGGCGCGAGCGGTTCCCGGTCCCCGGGACCAAGGCCGAGCGCCGGGCCGAGCGGGCCGTCGCGGCCTGCTTCGTGATGGCCTTCCTCGGCGCCCTCGCGTTCACCGTGTTCTACATCGTGCTGCCCTGGCAGTACGACATCAGCAACAAGGACTACGTCTGGTTCACCCCGGTCATGGGCGTGACGATGGCGATCTCGCTGTTCGGCTTCGGCGTCGGCGCGGTCCTCTGGGCCAAACTCCTCATCACCGAGGAGGAGACGGTCCAGGAACGGCACAGCGGCCGGTCCACCGCGGCCAACCGGGAGACCACCACCGCGATCCTGGCCGACGGCATCGGCATGACCGGCATCGCCCGCCGCTCGCTGCTGCAGCGGGCTCTCGGGCTCTCGGGCCTGGCGCTGGGCGCGCTCGCGATCGTGCCGCTCGGTGGCCTGATCAAGAAGCCCAAGGGCGAGCTGTTCCGCACCGGCTGGTCGCAGGGCGTGCGGCTGATGACCGCCGACCGGCGGCTGATCCGGCCCGGCGACCTCGAGGCCGGCAGCATCGCGACCGTGTTCCCCGCCACTCCGGACGGCCTGACCACGCAGGTCGTGGCCGACTCCGTGGTGCTGCTGGTCCGGCTGCGCCCCGGTCAGACCGTACGGGCGCGGGCCGGTCAGGCGGACTTCGGCTGGGAGGACTACCTGGCCTACTCGAAGATCTGCACGCACGCCGGCTGCCCGGCCTCGCTCTACGAGCAGCAGACCGGCCGGCTGCTCTGCCCGTGCCACCAGTCGCAGTTCGACCTGCTGCAGGACGCCAAGCCGGTGTTCGGCCCGGCCGCCCGTCCGTTGCCAAAACTCGCGATCACCGTGGATGACGAGGGATACTTCGTCGCGAAGAAGGACTTCGACGAGCCCATCGGACCCAGTTTCTGGGAGCGGCCATGAGCCAGACGACCGAACGCTCCACGGGCAAGCCGCCCGCCAGCGCGGTCGGCCGCGCGGCGGACTGGGCCGACGAGCGCTACACCGCGGCCAAGTTCACCCGGGCGACCCTGAACAAGGTCTTCCCGGACAACTGGTCGTTCATGATGGGCGAGATCGCCCTCTACTCGTTCATCATCCTGCTGCTGTCCGGCACCTACCTGTCGTTCTTCTTCGACCCGTCGATGGCCGAGGTCCACTACAACGGCAGCTACACGCTGCTGCGCGGCGTGGAGATGTCCCGGGCGTACGACTCGACGCTGGCCATCTCCTTCGACGTCCGCGGCGGTCTGCTCATGCGGCAGATCCACCACTGGTCGGCGCTGCTGTTCGTGGCCGCGATGACCGTGCACATGCTGCGGACGTTCTTCACCGGCGCGTTCCGCAAGCCGCGTGAGCTCAACTGGATCCTCGGCGTGGGCCTGCTCACCCTGGGCATCCTCGAGGGCTTCGCCGGCTACTCGCTGCCGGACGACCTGCTCTCCGGCACGGGCCTGCGGATCGCCCACGCGATCATGCTGTCGATCCCGGTCGTCGGCACCTGGGTGGCGTACGCGGTGTTCGGCTCGGAGTTCCCGGGCACCGAGATCATCCCCCGGCTCTACATCGCGCACGTGCTGCTCATCCCGGGCATCATCCTGGCGCTCATCGCGGTCCACGTCGGGCTGGTCGTGCTGCAGAAGCACACCCAGTTCCCCGGGCCGGGGCGGCGCGAGGACAACGTGGTCGGCGAGCGGATGTACCCGTCCTACGGGGCCAAGGGCGGCGGGTTCTTCTTCCTCGTCTTCGGCGCGGTCGCGCTGCTGTCCGGGGTGTTCCAGATCAACCCGGTCTGGCTGTACGGGCCGTACAACCCGGCGCAGGTGAGTGCGGGTACCCAGCCCGACTGGTACATGGGCTTCCTGGACGGCTCGATCCGATTGTTCCCGGCCTGGGAGATCAGGTTCTGGCACTACACGATCTCGCCGGTCCTCTGGCCGACGGTCGTGCTGCCCGGGATCATGTTCACGCTGCTGGCGATCTATCCATTCCTCGAAGCGAGGATGACCAAGGACAGAGCGCTGCACCACCTGCTGCAGCGGCCGCGGGACGTGCCGGTGCGCACGTCGCTCGGCGCGATGGCGCTGTCGTTCTACGCCGTGCTGCTGATCTCCGGTGGCAACGACATCATCGCCAACAAGTTCGACATCAGCCTGAACGCGATGACCTGGATCGGGCGGATCGCGCTGATCATCCTGCCGCCGATCGCGTACACGTCCTCGTACCTGCTCTGCCTGGGGTTGCAGCGGCACGACCGCGAGATCCTCGAGCACGGCGTCGAGACCGGCATCATCAAACGGCTGCCGAACGGCGAGTTCATCGAGGTGCACCAGCCGCTGGGGCCGGTCGACGAGCACGGCCACGGGCAGCTGGAGTACGCCGGGTTCGCGGTGCCGAAGCGGATGAACCGCATCACCAACCCCGGCCGCAAGGTCAAGGGATTCCTCTGGAAGGTGCCGGATCCGGGCGAGTCGCCGGACACCGGCGTCGCGGCCGGTGGGCATGGGCGGCCTGAGATCGACGCCGAGCCGATCGACGCCGAGCCGATCGACCGCCAGTTGGCCGGGCGCCCCAAGGAACCCGAACTCTGAGTTCGTCACCAGAAGGCCCCGCCGGCGATCAGCCGGCGGGGCCTTCTGCTGCTACGGGCCCGCCGTCACGGGCCCGCCGTCACGGGCCGTCGCCACTGGGCCGCCCTCACTCGCCCGCCCTCACTGGCCCGCGGCCATTGGGCCGCCGTCAGGCGGGCCGCCGGTACGGGCCTGGTTTCGCCGGGGTTGAGGTCAGCGGCGGCAGCGTGTCGGCGGTCCGGACGTCGGCGCGGTGATCGCGTCGGTCGTCGGTGGGTCGACTTGTCGGCGGGGGCTACGCGGTCCAGGTGAGGACGAGGGGGGCGTCGGCGTAGGTGGCCCACCGGGCGGCCTCGGTGGCGGCGGCGGTCTTGACACCGCGGCGCAGCGGGCCGAACGGGGTGATCTCCACCCGCAGCCGCCCGCCGGCGACCTCCTGGCTCCAGGTGCCGACGATGCGCCCGCCGTCGACGAGCACCGGCGAGATCCACCCGCTGGTCCGGGAGACCGCCGATCTCAGTTCCGGCGCCGGCACCAGCACGTCCAGCTGCCGCAGCGCCCCCACCGTGTAGGGGTCGAACCCCGCCAGCAGCCGCACCGTCCGACTCGGCTCGGCCGCGGCGACCTCCGCAGCACCGCCCAGAGTCACCCACCCCCGCCGTCCCTCGACGTCCAGCTCGACGAGCTCGTCCCCGAGCCCGGCGACGGCCGTCCGCAGCACGGGCTTGTCCAGCGCGGTGAACCGGGTCAGCTCGTCCAGCCCCAGCGGCCCGTACGCCTCCAGCAGGGAGCGCAGCAGGAACGCCACCGCGGCGGCCGGCTCGACCGGCTCCCACTCCCCCAGCCACGCCGGCGGGGCCACGAACGTCACGCTCCGCCCGTCCGGCGGCCCGAACGCCAGCTGCCCGCGCGCCGCCATCGGCTTGAGCACCGCGCCCCAGCCGGACAGCAGCACCTGCTCCAGGTGCGGCCGCCCGGACCGTTGCGCCGCGGCCGCGGCGAGCGACTCCCGGGTGGCCGGCGTCCCACTCAAGACCGACGGCACGGTCGCCTCGATCGCGGCCATGTCCTCGGGCGTCACGCCGTGGTAGTCGTACCAGGACCGGGGGCGGGGGAAGCTACGGGTGCCGAGCGCCGCGGCCCAGGTGGGCAGGTCAGCGGCCGGCAGCAGGTGCAGCGTGCCGCGCAGCGCCCAGGTCTTCACCAGCGTCCGGTCGCCGGTCAGCGCCCGCCGTACGGCGGCCGGCCCGAGCGCCCCGCCCGTACGGAGCCAGATCGCGGCCTCGGCCGACGACCCGACCTGGGCGTGCACTCCGCCCAGCCGCCGGACCAACGGAACCAGGCCACCGGTGGCCGGGGTGTCGAGCAACTGCTGCGCCGCCAGCCGACGCGCCAGAACCTGGTCCCAGGTGGCCGGGACGGCCGGCGCGCGCACCGGTCAGAAGGTCGGCGAGGTGTGGCCGCGCGTGTAGTACTCGAACAGCAGGCCGCCGACGGAGAACAGGATGCCGATGATGCCGAGCGCGACGATCCACCACTCGGTGAACGCCAGCCCCAGCCCGGCGATCATCGCGGCCAGCGCGATCGTGATCGGCCAGTAGCTGCCCGGGCTGAAGAAGCCCAGCTCGCCCGCGCCCTCGGCGATGTCGCCGTCGAGCCGGTCCTCCGGCCGCGGGTCGATCCGGCGGGCGATGAACCAGAAGTAGCTGCCGATGAGGAGCGCCAGCCCGCCGCTGAGGATCAGCGCGGTGGTGCCGATGACCTCGATCTTGCCGTCCTCGATCTTGCCCCACACCGCGTACGCGATGGCGAAGGCGAAGAACAGCCCGCAGAAGGCCCCGAACAGCCGTGCCTCGGTGCGCATCCCCCACCGCCTCCTAGTTCGTCGGCTCGGACGGCGCGCGGGCCGTCCGGTCGGGGTTGAACGGGTAGGTCGTGGTCGCCTGGGCCGGCTGCCCGATCGCGGTCAGCGCCTTGGCCTGACGGTCCTGGTCGTCGTTGCCGAAGGAGGCCAGCGCGCTGAGGTAGCGCTGGTAGTCCGAGGTCGAGACGACCCGCATCTCGAAGTTCATCTGGGAGTGGTACGTCCCGCACAGCTCGGCACAACGCCCGACGTACGTCCCCAGCACCTCGGGGCGGATCTGGAAGACGTTGTTCTGGTTCTTGGTCGCGGCCGGGAAGACGTCCCGCTTGAACAGCGTGTCCGGCACCCAGAACGAGTGGATCACGTCGTTGGAGTTGACCACGAACCGCACGTTCTGGTTCTGCGGGACGACCAGCACCGGGATCTCGGTGGACGTGCCGACCGTGTAGACGGCCTGGCTGGTCCGCGGGTCCTTGCGGTCGTCGTATCCGAACTGCCAGTTCCACTTGAACGCGGTCACCGAGACCGTGGTGTCGGCCTTGGGCTTGGTCGTGGTGACGATGTTCTGCGTGACCACGGTGTAGTAGAACAGCACCGCGACGATGATGAACGGCACCACTGTGTAGAGCGCCTCGATCGGCAGGTTGTACTTCGTCTGCCGGGGCAGCTCCCCGTCCCGCCGCCGATACGCGATGCAGGCCCAGAAGATCAGGCCCCACACCAGCACGCCGACGATCAGCGCGGCCACGATCGACCAGGTCCAGAGCCCGCGCACCGCGTGCGACTGGGTGGTGATGCCCTCCGGCCAGCCGAACCCGAACGCCTTGTCCCATTGGGACGTCGAGCACGCGCCGAGACTGAGCATGAGCGCCAGAGCGCCCACGGACATCCGTGCGACCCGCCCGGAACGACCGCGACCCACGTGCCCGCCTCCGCTGCCGACCTGCACCGACTCCGTGCACCCGGGCACTTCCCGAGCACCCGGAGACTACCCGGGAGGGACCGGGTCGGCCCGGCGGGGGTGGGTGTGTCCGCTCTACGGTGAGGGCGTGGCGAACGGGGCATACCTGGATGCGGCCTCGGGCGCGCCGCTGCACCCGGCGGCGGCGACCGCGCTGGCCGCCGCGCTCGCCGACGGGTGGGCCGACCCGGCCACGCTCTACGGCGCCGGTCGCCGCTCCAGGCTGCTGCTCGACGGCGCCCGGGAGGCGGTCGCGGCCGTGCTCGGGGCCCGCCCGGACGAGGTCACGTTCTGCGCCTCCGGGACCCAGGCCGCGCACCTGGCCGTCCTCGGCGGGCTGGCCGGCCGGCGCCGGGCCGGGACCCGGTTCGTGCACTCGGCGGTCGAGCACTCCTGCGTGCTGCACGCCGCCGGGCGGCACGTGGCCGCGGGTGGTTCGGCGGCGTCCGTCCCGGTCCACCGGGACGGCCGGGTCGACCCGGCCGCGTTCACGAATGCCGCCGCCGGAGCCGCGCTGGCCAGCCTGATGACCGGCAACCACGAGGTCGGAACGCTGCAGCCGGTGGCCGAGGTCGCGGCCGGCTGCCGGGAGCTCGGCGTACCGCTGCACACGGACGCGGCCCAGTCGGCCGGCCGGCTGCCGGTGCCGCCGGGCTGGTCGCTGCTGTCGGCGTCCGCGCACAAATGGGGCGGCCCGCCCGGGGTCGGCGTGCTCGTGGTCCGGACCGGGACCCGCTGGCGCAGCCCGCTGCCGGCCGACGAGCGCGAGGGCGGCCGGGTGCCGGGCTTCGAGAACGTGCCGGCGATCGTCGCCGCCGCGGCCGCGCTGGAGGCGGTCGCCGGGTCCGCGCCGGCCGAGAACGCGCGGCTGTCGGCGCTGGTGGACCGGATCCGGGATCGGGTCGCGGCGACCGTCCCGGACGTCGAGGTGGCCGGCCACCCGGTCGACCGGCTGCCCCACCTCGTCACGTTCTCCTGCCTGTACGTCGACGGCGAGGCGCTGCTGCACGAGCTGGACCGGCACGGGTTCGCGGTCTCCAGCGGCTCCTCCTGCACCTCGTCCACGCTGACGCCGTCGCACGTGCTGGAGGCGATGGGCGTGCTCTCACACGGCAACGTGCGCGTCTCCCTGCACCGCGACACCACCGAGGACGAGGTCGAGCGGTTCCTGGCCGTACTGCCTTGGATCGTGGCGAAACTTCGGGTCGGGCTGGAGGGGTTGTGATCGTCCTGGACCAGCGCGGCCGGCGCTGCCCGCTGCCGGTCATCGAGCTGGCCCGGCACATCGGCGACGTCGCGGTCGGCGAGCTGATCGGGGTCGCCGCCGACGACCCGGCCGCCCGCCTCGACGTCCCGGCCTGGTGCCGGATGCGCGGCCACGACTACGCCGGTGAGACCACCGCGCCCGACGGAGTCCCCATTTATTCGGTACGGCGACAAGCCTGATCGCGCGCATCCTGGCGGCATGGACTGGGTGGTGGAGAAGGACTTCGGGGCGTACGCGGATCGGGTGCTGCCCTGGCTGGAGCGCGACCCGATCCGGAACACGGTCCCGGCCACGCTGACGATGCTGCGCCGCGAGGGCTCGGTGCCGCTGGACGACGAGGAGACCTGGTTGGCCTGGCTGGCCGGTCCGGCCGGGGACGTGTCCGGGGCGGCGGTGAAGTTCACCGCCCGTGGGGTGACGCTGTCCGCCCTGCCGCCCGGCGCCGGCACGGTGCTGGCCGCGGCGGCCGAGCCCGGCTGGCTCGGCGTGTCGGGATTCACCGCCGAGTCGACCGAGTTCGCCCGGGCGTACGCGGCCGCGGCCGGGGCGACCGCCCGCCGGACCGTGACCCAGCACCTGTACGAGTTGGGCGAGCTGACCCCGCCCGGCGGCGTACCGGGCGAGCTGGTCCGGGCCGCCGACGACGACGTCGAGCTCTGCGCCCAGTGGTACGAGGACTTCGGCGCCGAGACCG contains these protein-coding regions:
- a CDS encoding sulfurtransferase TusA family protein: MIVLDQRGRRCPLPVIELARHIGDVAVGELIGVAADDPAARLDVPAWCRMRGHDYAGETTAPDGVPIYSVRRQA
- a CDS encoding cytochrome c oxidase subunit 4, whose protein sequence is MRTEARLFGAFCGLFFAFAIAYAVWGKIEDGKIEVIGTTALILSGGLALLIGSYFWFIARRIDPRPEDRLDGDIAEGAGELGFFSPGSYWPITIALAAMIAGLGLAFTEWWIVALGIIGILFSVGGLLFEYYTRGHTSPTF
- a CDS encoding GNAT family N-acetyltransferase — encoded protein: MDWVVEKDFGAYADRVLPWLERDPIRNTVPATLTMLRREGSVPLDDEETWLAWLAGPAGDVSGAAVKFTARGVTLSALPPGAGTVLAAAAEPGWLGVSGFTAESTEFARAYAAAAGATARRTVTQHLYELGELTPPGGVPGELVRAADDDVELCAQWYEDFGAETGQPMHPDSIGSTRRLIGQGRHWLWWVDGTPVCMVGHNPAVAGATRIGPVWTPREHRRHGYAAAATAAVSAELRPGRVLLYADDADPTAVGVYTRVGFRPVGEWVNWRLEY
- the coxB gene encoding cytochrome c oxidase subunit II, translating into MSVGALALMLSLGACSTSQWDKAFGFGWPEGITTQSHAVRGLWTWSIVAALIVGVLVWGLIFWACIAYRRRDGELPRQTKYNLPIEALYTVVPFIIVAVLFYYTVVTQNIVTTTKPKADTTVSVTAFKWNWQFGYDDRKDPRTSQAVYTVGTSTEIPVLVVPQNQNVRFVVNSNDVIHSFWVPDTLFKRDVFPAATKNQNNVFQIRPEVLGTYVGRCAELCGTYHSQMNFEMRVVSTSDYQRYLSALASFGNDDQDRQAKALTAIGQPAQATTTYPFNPDRTARAPSEPTN
- a CDS encoding aminotransferase class V-fold PLP-dependent enzyme → MANGAYLDAASGAPLHPAAATALAAALADGWADPATLYGAGRRSRLLLDGAREAVAAVLGARPDEVTFCASGTQAAHLAVLGGLAGRRRAGTRFVHSAVEHSCVLHAAGRHVAAGGSAASVPVHRDGRVDPAAFTNAAAGAALASLMTGNHEVGTLQPVAEVAAGCRELGVPLHTDAAQSAGRLPVPPGWSLLSASAHKWGGPPGVGVLVVRTGTRWRSPLPADEREGGRVPGFENVPAIVAAAAALEAVAGSAPAENARLSALVDRIRDRVAATVPDVEVAGHPVDRLPHLVTFSCLYVDGEALLHELDRHGFAVSSGSSCTSSTLTPSHVLEAMGVLSHGNVRVSLHRDTTEDEVERFLAVLPWIVAKLRVGLEGL